The Dendropsophus ebraccatus isolate aDenEbr1 chromosome 6, aDenEbr1.pat, whole genome shotgun sequence nucleotide sequence ggggggagcaAAAAGAAGAAGTaggagaggcgtcacaggcctagggcacagacactccacaCATCTTTTACACCATggctgaaaaaataaatatagtttTTCAACCCCAACAACGCAGCACCAGACGCATTTTGAAAGACACAACTGGGAAGGATTTATTTTATCAAACGAATGGtagtaattgggggggggggtgtatacagattcccttaaaaaatAGTGAGTATCGGATGTGAAATGGTTAAAACAGGCACCATGTAATTATTCTACATTTTTAATTTCATTGAAATGAAACTACATGTGAACAGGTATCAATAAGACCGCATAGGAATCGAACTGACTGTTGTCTCCTATTCTAGAGTGTAATGTGACGGATACAGGGAACACGTGCGCCTGTAAGGACGGATACAGCTGGAACATCACAGTCTGCTATACCTACCGTCCATGTAACAATTCCTCGTCTTTCTGTTCCTGTCTGATTATCCTGGATGAAAATATGCCCTTCTGTGAGAGTCCTCGGGACATTTCTGATACTAGGGGTAAGTCAATGACTGTACCCTGCTACCACTGACCAACACACAACTGGACCATTTGTGCAGGGAATGCCGGCAATTGTAGACAGACTGTACCTAGGGGTCTACAGCAGTCAAGGGGTTAATAGTTTCATCCTTGGTTGTCTAGGGCAGTAAAGGGGCATATGGTTTCATACCATATGGTATAAGGTAGTAAATGGGTAATGGTTACATCCATGGTGGTATAGATTAACAAAGAAGTTGTTATTTTCATCCCTGGCGGTCTAGGACAGTGAAGAGGTTTATGATTTGGTGATCTGAGGTAGTAAAGAGGTTTGTGgccttatccctggtggtctagggcagtgcagGGACTTATGGTTTCATCCTGGTTGTATAGGGCAGTAAAGATGTATAAGgttttatccctggtggtctagggcagtaatgATGTATAAGGTttcatccatggtggtctagggcagtaaagaTGTATAAGgtttcatccctggtggtctagggcagtaatgATGTATAAGGTttcatccatggtggtctagggcagtaaagaTGTATAAGgtttcatccctggtggtctagggcagtaaagaTGTATAAGgtttcatccctggtggtctagggcagtaaagaTGTATAAGgtttcatccctggtggtctagggcagtaaagaTGTATAAGgttttatccctggtggtctagggcagtaaagaTGTATAAGgtttcatccctggtggtctagggcagtaaagaTGTATAAGgtttcatccctggtggtctagggcagtaaagaTGTATAAGgtttcatccctggtggtctagggcagtaaagaTGTATAAGgtttcatccctggtggtctagggcagtaaagaTGTATAAGGTttcattcctggtggtctagggcagtaaagaTGTATAAGgtttcatccctggtggtctagggcagtaatgATGGATAAGgtttcatccctggtggtctagggcagtaaagaTGTATAAGgtttcatccctggtggtctagggcagtaaagaTGTATAAGgttttatccctggtggtctagggcagtaaagaTGTATAAGgtttcatccctggtggtctagggcagtaaagaTGTATAAGgtttcatccctggtggtctagggcagtaaagaTGTATAAGgttttatccctggtggtctagggcagtaaagaTGTATAAGgtttcatccctggtggtctagggcagtaaagaTGTATAAGgtttcatccctggtggtctaggacagtaaAGATGTATAAGgtttcatccctggtggtctagggcagtgaaggggtttatggttttatccctggtggtctagggtagtgaagGGGTTTATGgttttatccctggtggtctaggacagttAAAATTTAAAAGGATCATCCTAAAATTAAAAGTTCTCCACAGGATAGAAGAGTTTGAAGATTAGTGGGGCTCCAACTGCTAGAACCCCACCGCTCCTAGGAATAGAGGTTAAATGTTAACCAACAGTATAGAGAGGCAGCACATGCTCACCCACCTCCCTATTCACTGTCTATAGAACTTTCAAACACTAAAGGTGACATCTAACCTCTGTCAATGGGGATCCTGGGGATCGACGCCAAACACTCAGCTAATGATCCCCTTTCCAGTGAATCGGAGATATTGTTCAATCTAGGGATAACCCAGTCTCTAAAATATTTGCCAAATATATAAATGGATATAAGGATATAATACCATCCTCTGTCCCCAGTGTAATACATAGTTTGTGTTTCCTCTGCAGTTGACATGAAAGGATCAATTACCTTGAATAAAACTTTTACAAAAGATCTCCTAGACCCAACCTCAGTAACTTACCAGGCCCTAAAATCCAGTATCATTCTCGCTGTAAGTATCACCCGCCCCTTGTCCTCATACAATAAAAACACAAGGTAACAGTCTATCAATAGGCCTAGAAAGCCTTTGATGGTTGAGATATTGCTGGAGTGGTAACATGCCATACTAcaatacattatactgtacactgagtagAATTGATTagctagatgatagatagatagatagatagatagatagatagatagatagatagatagataggagatagatagatagatagatagatagataggtagatagataatagatagatagatagatagatagatagatagatagatagatagataggagatagatagatagatagatagatagatagatagataggtagatagataatagatagatagatagataaatagatagatagatagataatagatagatagatagatagatagatagatagatagatagatagagggccgtcttaacagcattatgggcccctgggcagaggtgcgaattgggccccaccccccgtggccgccgccatcaaaacccccccatctttgcaaccccgcccctagccagtacaattacgtacaataaaaaatacaaattattgtttttgtttttttttgttttttataaactttattaaattttcatagtacaaaatcatgttaaaacctcAATAATCCACATCAATCCACATCCTACCCCATACTATCTCCATCCGCTAAATATACCCGGTCTAGTTCATTACCATCCATAATAAACCATAACCAAACAGCAATATAATCCGGAGGGGATTTCACCAGAGGGctcaatccatccctttaccaggaactatctaaaatcttccccttaccaacaatatatcccagtttactaacaccaccactatatcTTACCACTATACTAACCGCAGAATCCAGACACTGTCGGGAGAGCACAGCAAACTAACttaattgaaaaattataaagtcaacacttagccaatacaaattattgttaacataaactttaattcacaacacagtctttcagcagcgcaaaaaccaaaaataaccgtgcgtgcatgcctcaccaaaccagaccaggttggcttcaaagtatccaaaaaacgcaatggagagagcacttccaacagcaatctgcagggtcacaccagtgcaacatgtctcatatatacagaggggcaacaacatgactattatatatgagaaccatgttgtctccctgtatgtatactgtataatacaatatacagggaaacaacatggcttatatataatataatagtcatgttgttgctcctctgtatatatgagacatgttgttttgcccttctctatatatatgccagataacaagcaacaaatattaccaccgcatactgactaacaccaccgctgctactgactaatccactgtacacagatcactatcacctcatccagtcatatagaggtacccagctctacacaggctctatacaccatatacattacagtgcaaatacatcaagtgactcacatgggacgtcttctctgatcggagttcttcccttttcatcttcttttccatttgccctgtgccattatgagaacttctccgagccacgaatccacagaatctgccagacagacatattagtctccacactctgtcaccaacctcatctatatacacactgcacatctgtattggccccttatagatagctccccctgtatccccccatatagaaacagctgtctgtggatggttacctagccttggtttatcccttgtcattacactgacttatagggccacttaatatggtggatttggtggtttcctaacaggagctgccacttggctgggtccttcccggagggatatctggctagtcctgtgttttgagactcttcaatgaggctccacggactcctcttttgcatactcatgtttcccagggggcaatgcacctaggacttcactgcattgagcgctttcattagcagccggcagtgttgtcatttggctgttctccccgagttcagcaatctgttcccccatatagatggctccccccctgtattacccccttatagatggctccccctgtattacccccttatagatggctccccctgtattacccccttatagatggctcccccctgtattactcccttatagatggctccccctgtatcccccccctatagatggctcccccctgtatcccccccttatagatggctcaccctgtatcccccccgtatagatggctccccctgtatcccccctatagatggctcccccctgtatcccccctatagatggctccccctgtgtcccccctatagatggctcccccctgtatccccccctatagatggctcccccctgtatccccctatagatggctccccctgtatcccccctatagatggctcccccctgtatccccccccctatagatggctcccccctgtatcccccctatagatggctccccctgtatccacccttatagatggctccccctgtatccccccctatagattgctcccccctgtatccccccctataaatggttcccccctgtatcccctttatagatggctcccccctgtatccccctatagatggctcccccctgtatcccccctatagatggctccccctgtatcccccctatagatggctcctcctgtatcccccctatagatggctccccctgtatcccccctatagatggctccccctgtatcccccctatagatggctcccccctgtatccccccctatagatggctcccccctgtatccccccctatagatggctcccgcctgtatccccccctatagatggctcccccctgtatccccccttatagatggctctcccatattccccccctatagatggctccccctgtatcccccctatagatggctcccccctgtatcccccctatagatggctcccccctgtatcccccctatagatggctcccccctgtaccccccctatagatggctcccccctgtatccccccttatagatggctcccccatattccccccctatagatggctccccctgtatcccccctatagatggctcccccctgtatcccccctatagatggctcccccctgtatcccccctatagatggctcccccctgtaccccccctatagatggctccccctgtatccccccttatagatggctcccccctgtatccccctatagatggctcccccctgtatcccccctatagatggctccccctgtatcccccctatagatggctcccccctgtatcccccctatagatggctcccccctgtatccccccctatagatggctcccccctgtatcccccctatagatggctcccccctgtatccccccttatagatggctcccccatattccccccctatagatggctccccctgtatcccccctatagatggctcccccctgtatcccccctatagatggctcccccctgtatcccccctatagatggctcccccctgtaccccccctatagatggctcccccctgtatccccccttatagatggctcccccctgtatcccccctatagatggctcccccctgtatcccccctatagatggctcccccctgtatcccccccctatagatggctcccccctgtatcccccctatagatggctccccccctgtatccccccctatagatggctcccccgtattccccccttataaatggcttccccctgcacagcagataaaaaaaacaaacacccaactcacctaccagcgctcccctgtcgctgcttcctctcctcttctgcccccggctgatgcgtcgctccgtgggggattctccgggagcgcacacatccagaagctcagtgtgcgcccaggcccggacttccggtacaggaagccccagcgacacgcactgaggttcctgatgcgtgcgctccctgagaatcccccggggagcaaCGCATCAGcccgggccggatttcctcttgcgaccgcaagcaagaaagtgcttgcagtcgcaagagaaggggaagggggggcgcgcagggccgtcttacccattgggcatgggaggcggctgcccggggacccctgCGTCCTAGGggacccctgcccgctgtgacagcgggcaggggccccctaggacgcaagggcccccgggcagccgcctaccatgcccaatgggtaagacggccctggatagatagatagatagatagataggagatagatatagatagatagatagatagatagatagatagatagatagatagatagatagatagataaatcagaagaataccgcagcacttctgatttatattacctataccgggtggtcactggtatataccgcttggcaccacattcatcgctacacgagtgctgcattcactctgaatttcttagatagatagatagatagatagatagatagatagatagatagataggagatagatagataggagatagatagataggagatagatagatagatagatagatagatagatagatagatagaatacatagaagatagatgatagatagacagacagacagatagatagatcccACTAATGCAGAACTATTATGTCTTTGGCTTGCAGCTCCTGAATGTCTATACTAAGACGTGCAATCCGGTGGATGTGTCTGTGCTGGGGTTCAGGTAAAAATGAAATAAACCTGAAAGATAATTatcaaaaatgtataaataagataaattaaacacgtcttttatttatgttttcccAAGTCCAGGCAGCGTTGTTGCAAACTATATGATGGTGGTTTCTGGCTCATTGTCGGCCTCTCAGATCCTATCTAGTAACACTATGCTTGTACAGGCAGTTCCTGGCGCTATTTCATCCCAGCTCTTAACAGCAGGTAATAGACTAGAAATGCACCTAACAAACCAAGATCAGTGACTATCCGAGATGTCTGTCAAAGgccagaaaaaaacattgtgtggtcGTGGAGTATTACTGCTCctaagtacaagaatataactactataatactgctccaaggtacaagaatataactactataatactgctcctatatacaagaatataactactataatactgctccaatatacaagaatataactactataatactgctcctatatacaagaatataactactataatactgccccctatatacaagaatataactactataatactgctcctatatacatgaatataactactacaatactgcccctatatacaagaatataactactataatacacggcatggagagagaggagcggccgcacatcccacatatggctgacactagtgccgctatgtctattttaaaaatcgtcagggtgtcggtatataatttgatcaaaccataatagccccgtgtaccacgtgcaggtcccctggctattatggtttgatcaaattatatacagacacccaggtgttgatttttaaaataggcctagcggcattagtatcagccatagatgggatgtacagccgttcctttctctccatgtcgtgtataactactataatactgctcctatatacaaggatataactactataatactagtcctatatacaagaatataactactataatcagagTGAGAGTTCAGCCGGCACTACTCAAGCGGACAAGCTGCAGCTAAGCTCCACAACGGACTAGGTATCATACACTGGTGACTGTGCGGGGTGCTAACCGTAGAAAAAGATACTTGCAATATAAACGTAGAAAGAGACGGTGCACTCACCACTGGTTGCAGTCTTTAATTTCTCATATGTGCTACATAGCCTGGGGAGGGAGGACGGGGGGGTGTGCTGGAGCGGGTACTATCCGGtaagtagattgaaaacacagaaaggctatgatcacataatgttgtaattgagtggatggccgtcatttaatggcaaatatttgctgttattttaaaacaacggctgttatatctaaataatggcagttatatactgttatatggcggccatccacttaatttcaccattgtgtgaacagatcctttctgtgttttcaatccactcctggttttggttgctatgaggaccaaatactgattgaaatatacgtagtgtgaacccagcctatatatatatcagggccgtttctatcggcgggccgggcgacctcgcagtccggccggtgaaaacaacggcccttattttacgtagtgtgaacatagcctgaaatatactgtgtgtgaacccagcctcatacagTATTCTTTCATTTTGCAGGCCTGGCATACATTGAGCCGAAGGATATGGAGGTGAAATACTGGGACCccataaaactgacatgccaaATTAATGAAACAGTAAATAATGTGAACTGGTTTCTCACCACCACCAGTAATGTCACCAATATGATTTATAGTGGTGGAAATAATGTGGACATCTCAATGCAGACCCAGCTGGGCAAAACCATATCTGTTCTCACCATCAACGAGGCGGATTTCTGGTGGGAAGGTCAGTGGCTATGAgctctgttattttttttactcccTACACAAATATGACCAACTTTATATACTGGTATAAACTACAaccaacttatggtgcgtttacacgaaacgataattggcccgatcgtacgattaacgatgtccgagtaacgatttttttttcataacgatcagcgtttagacggtacgatatatcatacagaaaaatcgttttgcgatcattttgcgatcgcgcgcccgcagcacGGCCCGCCTGCAGCCCGTCCCCCCTGCTTGCAGCCCTGCCCTCCGtttgcagcccggcccgcccgcagcctggccccccgctcgcagcctggtCCCCCGCTcattcgcagcccggccccacggtcaaccgcagccccctgatcgccacccccgcagccgctccaatcgcccccccaccccccgccgctccgatcgccccctcgCCGCCACCGCTCCGGTCtcccccccgccgctgctccgatcgcccccgccccgtgcatacgttacctgctccacgcagcaggtcttccgatatccccggctccgctcttcagtgcactgattggctgaagaggggagccgggatttTCAAATggttcctcttcagccaatcagtgctcctcttcagcactgattggctgaagaggagccgtttgaaattcccgcctcccctcttcagccaatcaatgcaaggcagcactgattggccgaagaggagccgtttgaaattcccggctcccctcttcagccaatcagagcggcggcggcgggggtggcgatcgagccggcgcagggggctgcggatgagcggaggCCGGGCGGCCGGACGGTGGCCGGACTAtcacgcgacgactgtttacacggaaagatcggcgaattttttgcgaacgacaaatgacaatttgataacatgttgaaagatcaaaatgaacgatttctcgttcgtcgtttgatcattcgctgcgtttacacgtacgattattatcgttcgaatttgatcgttatcgcgcaaattcgcatgatcatcgttacgtgtaaacgcagcattaatctACAGTATAATCTAATGTTACGTATAGACACCCAAGAGGGCTCTGCTTCTCCTAAAGGAGAACACCTTGGGAATTGGTATGATAATGAATTATGCTATACTTTCCCTGCAACGGCCTTATAATCTACGATCAGCTGATCTCTTATCTATTTTGAGAATCCTTAGGTGACCCCCTTTAAGGGAAACAACAGAAACCAGCGTACTTAGTGGAAGATCCCCCACCAATCACATACATATGACCTAACCAGTTTCCATGATTTAGACTTGACTTTTCGAAATTTCTATACTTGCATTTCTTTGCTTTGTGTCCTAATCTACAAGACATaagaatttttttcttgttccaggaacatatatttgtcagTTCTTCAATGACACCCTAGTTCACAAAGCAGAAGCCATGGTCGACGTTATCCTGCTCCCTGCTGAGATCACTGTGAACCCTCTCCAGAAAGCGCTGACCTCAGGGGACACCTCACCGTTTGTATTGGAGTGTTGTGTCCCATTCGATGGTGAAGACTACAGCGTATCCTGGACTTACAACAACGTAACCCAATTTGTAAAGCCAGGGGAGTATACATCATCTTCTTCTGTGTTTGAGGCTGTAGGCCAAAGTTAAAtcatgtattttttatgtttatttttatcttttttatttttatttgacaGGTAGTAGGACGGACATGAATTGTTACTCGCTGGCTCCTCCACATCCGACCAATGACACAAATTATACCTGCACATTCACCAATAATGCTGGACAGCAGAAGCAAAATTCCATCCCTGTGACTATTATCCAAGGTACGTACTGTGGATCAAGGGTGTACTGGGAGTCTTGACAAAATAGGATACGACCTTGGGGATcaaagtcttaaggccctattccaccaacagatctgacaacagattatctgccaaagatttgaagccaaaccctggggtggatttgaaaagaggagaaatccagtctttcccttatgacctgatctctgattatagtccgttcctgggtttggcttcaaatctttggcagataatctgtcgtcagatctgttggtggaatagggcctttatttctTAGAAGCCTTCTTGAAGATGATTGGTAAAAGAGATCATTGGGCGACCAAAAAAGCAGTCCGAAATTTGACCTACTTTGGACAAGATTTTCTTCGTATGGGAATATCTCTAAGAGCATGAAGTGGCCCCTGATGCAGGTCTCCATATACTCTAAAACTCTCACACATCGCTTTTTATTCATTTCACAGTGAGATGGTcttggttaggctaggttcacattgagTTTGTCCCATATATTTAGTGTATATATAACTGTATGAAAACTCCTGATGTATTGGCTACACATGTTCTTAGGCTACCACCACCAGGTGAAGGCCAAAAGAGTGTTCTTTCAAGCTCTGCTTGGTTGACTATCCAACTTACTATGCAAGTATCCAATGGGATGGGTGACAGATACTACCGTATAGCATCCATCACAAACACATATTTTTATCAAATACCTCAAGTGACATCACTGTCCCTTTGTGAACCCTATCACCGGACCTTCTTCCTTTTCTTCCTGAGCCTCCTTCAGAATAGTGATACTGCTGAAAGCTATCCAACAAACATTTTGTATACAAATGGTTGTTGTCAGTAGTACCACTGTTCGCCAGGGTCATCAGGGGAGAAAATAAAGGCAAATCCACCGATCCAAACTGATAAAAGGACATGATTAGAAACTATGAATGAAAGTAACATTTCTAGAATTGGTTTGGTAGTGTTCAAGT carries:
- the LOC138795280 gene encoding adhesion G protein-coupled receptor F5-like, producing MVGPDLYIWTSRTLYTRRMRTVLSALLLYLMIETSQGYWSHEKRKGSSSSSSLQLEVEYGEERVKRQLSSGQSTYQYVYYADLTLEGYAFESAKAYLSSLAVPYTLPINSTLSVTVTQMAITTECNVTDTGNTCACKDGYSWNITVCYTYRPCNNSSSFCSCLIILDENMPFCESPRDISDTRVDMKGSITLNKTFTKDLLDPTSVTYQALKSSIILALLNVYTKTCNPVDVSVLGFSPGSVVANYMMVVSGSLSASQILSSNTMLVQAVPGAISSQLLTAGLAYIEPKDMEVKYWDPIKLTCQINETVNNVNWFLTTTSNVTNMIYSGGNNVDISMQTQLGKTISVLTINEADFWWEGTYICQFFNDTLVHKAEAMVDVILLPAEITVNPLQKALTSGDTSPFVLECCVPFDGEDYSVSWTYNNVTQFVKPGEYTSSSSVFEAVGQS